Part of the Candidatus Omnitrophota bacterium genome, CCCTCGTCTTCCCCTGCGTTACTAATCGTCGATGGTAGAACAAAAATATCGTGCGTATAGAGTATATCTTTAAAAAACGAATAGAAATTTGAAAACCCTGCGGTATCTATCAACGATACATTCTCCTGTATTTTCAAATCGCGCATAAGCCGGAGTATGTGTTTTTTTAATGGGCCGAACCCGACCAGGGTTAGCGTGATATCTTTATAATCTTTCAAAAGACTGGAAAAGGCCTTTAACAAAACAGGATAGCCTTTAGTTTCTACAAATCTTGCGACTGTCAAAAATTTAGTCGGCTTGGCCAGTTTTCTCCCTTGATAAGGATAATTTTCAAGATCCAGCCCGATATTCCATAATCTTATCTTTTCTTTAGGACACTTGTAAGCTATTAAGCGGTCTCTCGCCTCATTACATAAAACTATAAATCTATCTCCTACCTTGAACATGTCGGCATACCGTCTAAGCCACCTATCATTTTTCAGACAATAGCTAATATCGTTACCATAAAATGTAACTACTAAAGGGACACCGAGTTCTTCCCTTATTTTTGACAATTTATACCCAACCATGCCAAAATGTGCATGCAGCAGTATTGTATTTAAATGCTCCAATTTATCTCTATAGAATTTATGCAAAGATTTCAGATACAAATCGTTAGTAAACGGGATCCTGTCTATCAGCAGGTTATCTATTCTTTGCAACCACTTATGATTAATAACCTTTCTGAAATAATAAAGGTTGTTATGTATAGGATTGCCGAGAAACCGCTCAACAATAACTACGCTTTTCTTACCATCAATATCAACGATTTGATCGTATATGTATTTATATCGAAAAAACGGATAAGTATCCAAGAAATGCGCTATATATTCTGGAAACATTTTTATACCTACCTATTTATTTTTTCACGGCAAAAACAGCCCATTGAAATGCATCATCCTTATCAAGCATATCAAGGAACCTTCCCAGGTAATATCCTATAAAAGAAAACGGACTCATTAATAACGCAGCAAGACGGTATTTACCGCGTTCAACTGATAAAAAAGATGCGAATTTAAAAAATATTTTGGTAACAAAAATATCTATCAACCTAATAAAAACTATAGAAAAAAAACCTCCCATTCGTTCTATTTCCAAAATACGAAAGTTATTATTTTCTAAAATATAAGTCAAGCCGTAGTTTGTAAACCTGAAGTAATCCTGCGGAACATAATGCAGCCTCCAGTACATGGGTGCGGTAAGAAAAAGCTTGCCGTCTTTTTTGAGCACCCTGTATATCTCCCCCAAACCTATATTAGGGTCAGGGATATGTTCGATAACTTCATTGAATAAAACCGCATCAAAAACCATATCCTTAAATGGTAACTTGTTGGCATTTCCAAATACATCTGGCTTACGCGAATATTCCTGGTATTCCATCCCGAAATACCGGCTATCCTTGCCCAAGAATCTTTTATAAGGTTTTTCACCGCAACCGATATCTAAAACATTACCTTTTAATAAGGGGCAAAATTTCTTAACCCTCTCCAGTTCCAGTTTTTTGCCGATATACAGATGATTGCTGAATAAAAGGCGTAAATCTAAGCTCATTTTATTAAGATATTAATGGACGACCTTTGACTGTCTAAATATAAACTTATTTACACGTTCAAAATCCCCGCTCACCGCATCCCGCACCCCTTCGTCTATGAGGTATTTCAACCTCGCTAAACGGACAACGGGATTAATCCCTTTCAACAATATAAAACAGATAATTTTAGCCAGTAGGTTCGATTTGTGATTAATTAAAAAAATAAAACATCTTTTAGGAAGCCTGTATATGGGAATTATTTTAAATAGGCCGTTGTAATATGAGGTATTTACATTATCGTGATAATGTTTATCGTATATTTGAAACCCTTCATTGGACACTATCCCTTCTTGTTTTGCCTTATTATAGAGTTCTGTGCCCGGATAAAGCGTCAAAGAAAATAGGTTAATTCTGTAGGGCCTTGGAATTTGTACTAAAAGCCTGAGGGAATCTTTTATGTCTTCGGTCGTTTCCCAAGGGTTATCTACCATAAAATCATAACAGATAGCTTTAAGGCGGTTTTTATATTTATGGATTATACCGGCGCTTTCCAATATCTTATTATCTGACTCGCTTCTTCCGTAAAGCCTTCTGATATTATGGCTTCCGCTTTGAATACCCATACGCACATATTTCAGGCCAGCAGCCACCAATAACTTAAATTTATCCTCTTTCAAAATTAAAGGGTGGACTCCAGTAATATCCAAAGGCAACCCTAAACCAGATTCTTTATATAGCCTGCAAAATTCCTTTAAGGTTTCTTCCGGCAAGGCCATAAACAAGTCATCAGCAAACTTAAAAATCCTTATAAAGTTTAGGTGTTTTTTAATCCGGGCAAGTTCTTCTATAAGATCCTGCATTTTACCGCTTCTGAGCTTCATATTTCCCGGCATATTAAAATTCTTCTCAAAAAAATTGTTGGCACAAAAAGTACAATTGTAAAAACAGCCGCGGGTCGCTATCGTTGAATATTCATAACCCAGATACTCTTCCATGAGCTTTAAATCCATGGGTATTAATCTCTTTTTATCAATAACGAAATGGTTAACGTATTCATAATCAGGAAATGGTAAACCATCGATAGAATCTATAAAAGGCACAATCCTGTTTTTTACTGTCTTCCCGTTGATATTAAACCAGAAATTGTCTATCTGGGCTGGCTGCGCAGAAACTATTAACTTCTCTGCTAGGGACACGATTGCCTTTTCCGCTTCGCCGATACATATAATATCCGCATACTTAAGGCACTCATCGGGTTTTATTGCCGTATGAATCCCTCCCCAGACAACCGGTATCTTCAGGTGTTTTTTTAAATAGACAGTAACCTGCTTGGCTCTCTCAAAAAAGTTTGTCATCAACGATATGCCTACAAAAAGCGAATCGCCCGCTATATCCGAAACCTGCCTCAATACGTCTTCGCTATATAGCGTCCCGAACGAGGCATTGAGAAATATTAAATTTGTTTCAAACCCCGCATTCTTAAGTGTTGAAGAGACCATCCTTATGCCGTAAGCCTGAATATCGGGAAAAGTGGAAATAAGGACTATTTTCTTTTTACTCATTCGTATGAACTATCTTTAAAAAAGCTAAAAAATTTTTAAATAAATTATAAAAGGAAGATATTTTTTTAATCCTTCTTAAAAACGATAGAATTATTTTAGGGCGTAAATAAAATTCTTTGTAGGCATTTTGTATAATTTTTTCCAGCATTTCTTTATCAAAACCATCGGGGATAAATACAGAATTTACAAAATTCATCTTATCCCAGTTATTGTCAAATTTACCATATTGATTTATCGTATCGTAGATCGGAGAACCCGGCAAAGGAGTGAAAGAATTAAACTGAACTATATCTAAGTCTGCCTTTTTGGCGAAGTTTACTGTTTTTCTGATCGATTCTTTAGTTTCGGTTGGAAAACCAATTATAAAATATCCGCGGTTTACAAACCCGACCTTCTTTGAAATTCTTAAAACTTCGCTGGCTTTATCTAAATTTAAATGCTTGTTCATGAATTTCAATATCCTTTGGTCTCCGCTCTCTATACCAAAAGCAATCTTCCAGCAACCGGCCTTCTTCATTAATTCCAGGGTTTCCCTGTCTACCGAACCTATGGTCGAATTGCAAGACCAAACAAGGTTGAATCTTTCAGCTATCAATTGACGGCTCAATTCTATAATCCTATCCCGCGATAATATCAAAACATCATCATATATCTCTAAGTCCCTAACATTATATTTATCATATTGCTCCCGAATCATCTCTATTACTCTACCGATACTATGCTTTCTAACAGTCCTTCCAAATACGCTTTTAGGGCAGTAACTACAATTATAGGGGCATCCGCGTGAGGTTATGATGGAACCCTGTAATCTATCGCTCATAGCTATTTCTAAAGGTTTATACGAATAAGGATAGTTCGGAAGAAGGTCCCAGGCAGGCAAAGGCAAGCTATCCAATTCCTCGATGTTTTCTCTTCTTGCCGTCCGGTGAAAACCGTTTTTATTCCGGTATATTACGCCCTTGACATTTTCAACATCATAATTACCTTTCAAGGCATAGATTAAATCGATAATCGTCTCTTCGCCTTCGCCAATAACACCAAAATCAAAATTTGGATACTTAGTTAATGTGCCTTCCGGAACAGAAGATATATGCGGGCCTCCGATAACTATTACGATATCCCTGGTTTCATTTTTTATAGATTCCGCTACCTTCGATGCATTAAGAATAGATAAAGTTGTCGCGGTTATTCCTACAAAACGAGGATTTTTATTAACAACCCTGTCCTTTGTCTGTAGGACATCGAGGCCTTCTGCGGGGGCATCAATGATTTCTGTCTTTAATCCCTTTTCGCGACATACCGAAGCAAGATAGCATAAACCAAGAGGCGGCATAATATTTCCTGCCGGGGCAAATTTCCCAAACCTTTCTTTTAAAGTCAACGGAGGATTTATAAAAATAATGTCCATAAACCTTTTTTAATCAGTGAACTTATATTTTAATAAGACGTAAATGGCTTTGAGTCCATCAAACCATCTGATTTTCTTTCCGTCTTTCATGCTT contains:
- a CDS encoding radical SAM protein, which encodes MSKKKIVLISTFPDIQAYGIRMVSSTLKNAGFETNLIFLNASFGTLYSEDVLRQVSDIAGDSLFVGISLMTNFFERAKQVTVYLKKHLKIPVVWGGIHTAIKPDECLKYADIICIGEAEKAIVSLAEKLIVSAQPAQIDNFWFNINGKTVKNRIVPFIDSIDGLPFPDYEYVNHFVIDKKRLIPMDLKLMEEYLGYEYSTIATRGCFYNCTFCANNFFEKNFNMPGNMKLRSGKMQDLIEELARIKKHLNFIRIFKFADDLFMALPEETLKEFCRLYKESGLGLPLDITGVHPLILKEDKFKLLVAAGLKYVRMGIQSGSHNIRRLYGRSESDNKILESAGIIHKYKNRLKAICYDFMVDNPWETTEDIKDSLRLLVQIPRPYRINLFSLTLYPGTELYNKAKQEGIVSNEGFQIYDKHYHDNVNTSYYNGLFKIIPIYRLPKRCFIFLINHKSNLLAKIICFILLKGINPVVRLARLKYLIDEGVRDAVSGDFERVNKFIFRQSKVVH
- a CDS encoding class I SAM-dependent methyltransferase — protein: MSLDLRLLFSNHLYIGKKLELERVKKFCPLLKGNVLDIGCGEKPYKRFLGKDSRYFGMEYQEYSRKPDVFGNANKLPFKDMVFDAVLFNEVIEHIPDPNIGLGEIYRVLKKDGKLFLTAPMYWRLHYVPQDYFRFTNYGLTYILENNNFRILEIERMGGFFSIVFIRLIDIFVTKIFFKFASFLSVERGKYRLAALLMSPFSFIGYYLGRFLDMLDKDDAFQWAVFAVKK
- a CDS encoding radical SAM protein, which gives rise to MDIIFINPPLTLKERFGKFAPAGNIMPPLGLCYLASVCREKGLKTEIIDAPAEGLDVLQTKDRVVNKNPRFVGITATTLSILNASKVAESIKNETRDIVIVIGGPHISSVPEGTLTKYPNFDFGVIGEGEETIIDLIYALKGNYDVENVKGVIYRNKNGFHRTARRENIEELDSLPLPAWDLLPNYPYSYKPLEIAMSDRLQGSIITSRGCPYNCSYCPKSVFGRTVRKHSIGRVIEMIREQYDKYNVRDLEIYDDVLILSRDRIIELSRQLIAERFNLVWSCNSTIGSVDRETLELMKKAGCWKIAFGIESGDQRILKFMNKHLNLDKASEVLRISKKVGFVNRGYFIIGFPTETKESIRKTVNFAKKADLDIVQFNSFTPLPGSPIYDTINQYGKFDNNWDKMNFVNSVFIPDGFDKEMLEKIIQNAYKEFYLRPKIILSFLRRIKKISSFYNLFKNFLAFLKIVHTNE
- a CDS encoding glycosyltransferase; translated protein: MFPEYIAHFLDTYPFFRYKYIYDQIVDIDGKKSVVIVERFLGNPIHNNLYYFRKVINHKWLQRIDNLLIDRIPFTNDLYLKSLHKFYRDKLEHLNTILLHAHFGMVGYKLSKIREELGVPLVVTFYGNDISYCLKNDRWLRRYADMFKVGDRFIVLCNEARDRLIAYKCPKEKIRLWNIGLDLENYPYQGRKLAKPTKFLTVARFVETKGYPVLLKAFSSLLKDYKDITLTLVGFGPLKKHILRLMRDLKIQENVSLIDTAGFSNFYSFFKDILYTHDIFVLPSTISNAGEDEGGPALTMIYAQSTGLPVISTPFPGAEISVIDGKTGLLCKQDNYESLREKMSDLIDKASLREKMGLEGSMLVKQEFSFISQMHKLHGIYDELL